One Microbacterium trichothecenolyticum DNA window includes the following coding sequences:
- a CDS encoding NtaA/DmoA family FMN-dependent monooxygenase (This protein belongs to a clade of FMN-dependent monooxygenases, within a broader family of flavin-dependent oxidoreductases, the luciferase-like monooxygenase (LMM) family, some of whose members use coenzyme F420 rather than FMN.) produces the protein MTSDSEKKPLILNLFEMSTVSHISHGLWSLPENNRHRFGEIGFWTELAQLLEEGDFDGVFLADVVGAYDTFRGGPETAVREGLQIPSHDPLLVIPSMASATTHLGFGVTFSTSYEPPFSFARRMSTLDHLTGGRVGWNIVTSYLPNAARNFGLAEEIPHDTRYEIADEFLEVVYKLWEGSWDDDAVLADRDRGVYTDPAKVRYIDHAGEHFRVAGPHLVEPSPQRTPVLYQATQSEAGIAFAGRHAELVFTGGRTADDFRRHAGAMRAAAVANGRGADDLRFIVQAGVITGRTEKEAADKWQRYRERRSLDAILAHASAPLDLPNLPREQTIRAALADAGLSAKAMGPIDPETTVGATLDRFAQQREGRFFVAGTPTVVADEIERWLDEDGVDGINLRQYHSFDTARDFVELVVPELRRRGRIRERPASAQTLRERLFGNGPRLSAPHPVDSYRGARGVRLHRPPLRFGAR, from the coding sequence ATGACCTCGGATTCCGAGAAGAAGCCCCTCATTCTCAATCTCTTCGAGATGAGCACCGTCAGCCACATCTCCCACGGTCTGTGGTCGCTGCCGGAGAACAACCGTCACCGGTTCGGTGAGATCGGCTTCTGGACGGAGCTCGCGCAGCTCCTCGAAGAGGGAGACTTCGACGGCGTCTTCCTGGCCGACGTGGTCGGCGCCTACGACACCTTCCGCGGAGGCCCCGAGACAGCCGTGCGCGAGGGACTCCAGATCCCCTCCCACGATCCCCTCCTCGTGATCCCTTCGATGGCGTCCGCCACCACGCATCTGGGATTCGGCGTCACCTTCTCGACGAGCTACGAGCCGCCGTTCTCGTTCGCTCGACGCATGTCAACGCTCGACCACCTCACCGGCGGACGCGTCGGGTGGAACATCGTCACCTCGTATCTCCCCAACGCCGCCCGCAACTTCGGACTGGCCGAGGAGATTCCCCACGACACGCGCTACGAGATCGCCGACGAGTTCCTCGAGGTCGTCTACAAACTGTGGGAAGGATCGTGGGACGACGACGCCGTTCTCGCCGACCGAGACCGGGGCGTGTACACGGACCCCGCGAAAGTGCGTTACATCGACCACGCCGGGGAGCATTTCCGCGTCGCCGGCCCCCACCTGGTCGAGCCGTCGCCGCAACGCACGCCCGTGCTGTACCAGGCCACACAGTCTGAGGCCGGGATCGCGTTCGCGGGTCGGCACGCCGAGCTGGTCTTCACCGGCGGCCGGACCGCCGACGACTTCCGACGTCACGCTGGCGCGATGCGCGCCGCGGCCGTCGCCAACGGCCGCGGCGCGGACGATCTGCGATTCATCGTCCAAGCGGGTGTGATCACCGGACGAACCGAGAAGGAAGCGGCGGACAAGTGGCAGCGATACCGTGAGCGGCGCAGCCTCGATGCCATCCTGGCGCATGCGAGCGCCCCGCTCGATCTGCCCAACCTGCCCCGGGAGCAGACCATCCGCGCGGCGCTGGCGGACGCAGGGCTGTCCGCGAAGGCGATGGGTCCGATCGATCCCGAGACGACGGTCGGTGCGACGCTCGACCGGTTCGCGCAGCAGCGCGAGGGGCGCTTCTTCGTGGCCGGAACACCGACGGTCGTGGCTGACGAGATCGAGCGCTGGCTGGACGAAGACGGGGTGGACGGCATCAATCTGCGGCAATACCACTCCTTCGACACGGCCCGGGATTTCGTCGAGCTCGTCGTTCCCGAGCTCCGCCGGCGTGGCCGCATCCGAGAACGTCCGGCGTCGGCCCAGACGCTTCGGGAGCGCCTTTTCGGTAACGGGCCCCGACTGAGCGCACCGCACCCGGTAGACAGCTACCGAGGTGCCCGGGGTGTGCGGCTGCATCGACCTCCGCTGCGCTTCGGCGCGCGATGA
- a CDS encoding response regulator — protein MPRVATINDVASGVRVAVVEDQPLYRQMLTGLLHAAPGVRVRASVSSACEGRALPVHDIDVVLVDLDLGDGDGIDLARELRAEAPTLHVVLLSAADASHRIRALPSSERSAWSYLSKTSALSAASLLQALMSAAEGRPVIDRGLAERRVVLPDSPLDALSGRQLEVLKLLAAGLTNAAIAAELGIAVRSVDNHVNAVYLALGVTATAQTNARVTAASLFLDHTR, from the coding sequence GTGCCCCGTGTGGCTACGATTAATGATGTGGCAAGTGGGGTTCGTGTGGCAGTGGTGGAAGACCAGCCGCTTTACCGCCAAATGCTCACCGGCCTTCTGCATGCCGCTCCGGGAGTGAGAGTGCGGGCGTCGGTGTCCTCGGCTTGCGAGGGTCGGGCGCTTCCCGTCCACGATATCGACGTCGTGCTCGTGGACCTCGACCTCGGGGACGGCGACGGTATCGATCTCGCTCGAGAACTGAGGGCGGAAGCACCGACGCTGCACGTGGTACTCCTGTCGGCAGCCGATGCGAGTCATCGCATCCGGGCACTTCCCTCGTCGGAACGGAGCGCGTGGAGCTATCTCTCAAAGACGTCGGCGCTGTCGGCGGCATCCCTGCTCCAGGCATTGATGAGCGCGGCGGAAGGGCGCCCCGTCATCGATCGTGGACTCGCCGAGCGTCGCGTCGTCCTCCCCGACAGCCCGCTCGACGCCCTGAGCGGTCGACAGCTGGAGGTACTGAAGCTGCTGGCCGCGGGCCTCACGAACGCCGCCATCGCCGCGGAGCTCGGAATCGCCGTGCGATCCGTCGACAACCACGTCAACGCCGTCTATCTCGCCCTCGGCGTCACGGCGACGGCGCAGACGAACGCGCGCGTCACGGCCGCCTCTCTGTTCCTGGATCACACGCGCTGA
- a CDS encoding sensor histidine kinase, with the protein MMRPPAPPSDTTSTQIEDARAERRVFEAAVAVVGTFFAVATTTQSVMALGIFSVQMRAVAASPAAELVARGLINLGTVAVMLGMAVLVDLARQRPVLRIALAVLIALAAAVMRAIAQVASGLYPCTDVPVVVTEIATTTCAALLTLGIGLAVALLWRRQRSEQRQRERNHALALAAHDELRAEEIRIRREVAQELHGTVQGALVIAEAHVHHLAANADGASPVDSAELAAVAESLRVIRDEQLRRLTSRLFPADLDRGVEAALDALVARLPASIAVEDGYRAGARALDARATDERPPDGDALALLLVHIAEEGVTNAVKHGAISRIRIGIHEAEQRWVEVTVADDGVGIEATAVHSGLARLSRQALLRGGALVVNPGGIGERGSTLRARLPLD; encoded by the coding sequence ATGATGCGTCCCCCCGCGCCGCCGTCGGACACGACATCCACGCAGATCGAGGACGCACGCGCCGAGCGTCGAGTCTTCGAGGCGGCCGTCGCGGTGGTGGGAACGTTCTTCGCGGTAGCGACGACCACGCAATCGGTGATGGCGCTCGGCATCTTCTCCGTCCAGATGCGCGCTGTCGCGGCGAGTCCCGCCGCGGAGCTCGTCGCACGGGGGCTCATCAATCTGGGCACCGTCGCGGTGATGCTCGGCATGGCGGTACTGGTCGACCTCGCTCGCCAGCGACCAGTCCTGCGGATCGCACTCGCCGTCCTGATCGCGCTTGCGGCAGCCGTGATGCGCGCCATAGCGCAAGTGGCTTCCGGCCTCTACCCGTGCACAGACGTGCCCGTCGTCGTCACAGAGATCGCGACGACCACCTGCGCGGCACTCCTCACGCTCGGGATCGGTCTCGCCGTCGCCCTCCTGTGGCGTCGGCAGCGTTCGGAGCAACGCCAGCGAGAACGTAACCACGCCCTCGCCCTGGCCGCCCACGACGAACTCCGAGCCGAGGAGATCCGCATCCGACGCGAGGTCGCCCAAGAACTCCACGGCACCGTGCAGGGAGCACTCGTCATCGCGGAAGCCCACGTGCATCACCTGGCCGCGAACGCGGATGGCGCCTCCCCCGTCGACTCGGCCGAGCTCGCGGCGGTCGCCGAGTCGCTCCGGGTGATCCGCGACGAACAGCTGCGCCGTCTCACGTCGAGGTTGTTTCCGGCCGACCTGGATCGAGGCGTCGAGGCGGCGCTCGACGCCCTGGTCGCACGATTGCCCGCCTCGATCGCCGTCGAAGACGGCTACCGGGCGGGGGCGCGTGCCCTGGACGCGCGGGCCACGGATGAGCGGCCGCCGGACGGCGATGCACTCGCGCTGCTGCTGGTACACATCGCAGAAGAAGGCGTCACCAACGCCGTGAAGCACGGCGCCATCTCCCGCATCCGGATCGGGATTCACGAGGCGGAGCAACGGTGGGTCGAGGTAACCGTCGCCGACGATGGTGTGGGGATCGAGGCCACTGCCGTGCACTCCGGGCTCGCCCGTCTGTCCCGGCAAGCACTCCTGCGCGGGGGCGCGCTGGTCGTGAATCCCGGCGGGATCGGCGAGCGCGGCAGCACCCTGCGGGCGCGCCTGCCTCTCGACTGA
- a CDS encoding S8 family serine peptidase encodes MGNHRAVLPFIVSAVLCAAVLAPGTAAAAAGASTSTAIARTAEATQGCRSIPVEADGPLRSGLARETFGVDGSGVTVGIVSDSWARATTITTPEDDVRAGVLPGPGNPCGYTTPVDVLREGVSGADEGRAMAQLVHGVAPGARILFAADGGEVATAAEAVRMLADAGATIIVDDVSPAGELAFQRSELSQTIEEVKAEGVLYLTSAGNETVVGDEGWPSAGRPIGGWQTAAYRPMACPEWVHSAEGKVLDCLDFDPGTGEDPTNTIDTDEGAAPTFILQWAEPVYGVSSDFELQLYSVDAGTRTPIGEAIRVSDDEPIVTLSIDKPVEDRSYELVVMRTSAADDGSLPAMWIGQTSNTRVILSQEYDRSSGADVVGPSTYGHQSDGTALSVGTVDLSAPDVVRETQSIGPGTLRFEPVDVTSGKPSAALAAPVTVNAPNLVGVDDVRTSFFGWQSVEDGEKVYRFEGTSAAAPNAAGVLALAAQYAPKAGAEALTRAALETAAPVQNPYAQFGFADENVTGAGRIDAYALLDSFHRVVRDSGRVIVYYQKQFVDGSTGPFISPLPLVTENTGVDVVNLAAVHMNRDELKLNDLLPDDPSFDRMWEELAEIQAAGVPVVGMIGGAQNATWESLTDDYDVQYQRLHDFVTRYSLDGIDLDVETETDISVVERVIADLDADFGPSFLITLSPVTDALVGEGNLSGFDYDDLYASSGQSIDWFNTQFYCGWGEPTAAEYRRIVEYQDTEGAGIPASKIVMAALTNPKNCGSGWIPLEELTAEIQQIKVDSPTFGGVAGWEYFNSLPGGPEAPWKWAAVMRAAIDQPAPTPTPTPTPTPTPTPTLSPTPTTTPTSAPTPSSAASAGRLAKTGQDTDGLAVGGLIGILAVVLGAGAATMAAVRRRALR; translated from the coding sequence ATGGGGAACCACCGGGCCGTCCTACCGTTCATCGTGTCTGCTGTGCTGTGCGCCGCCGTGCTCGCACCCGGCACCGCAGCCGCCGCCGCAGGGGCCTCGACCTCGACCGCGATCGCCCGCACCGCCGAAGCGACACAGGGCTGTCGCAGCATCCCGGTCGAGGCCGACGGACCCCTCCGCTCCGGACTGGCTCGCGAGACCTTCGGTGTCGACGGCAGCGGTGTGACCGTCGGCATCGTCTCCGACTCCTGGGCGCGGGCGACCACGATCACGACCCCGGAAGACGACGTGCGTGCCGGGGTGTTGCCCGGCCCCGGTAACCCCTGCGGCTACACCACCCCCGTCGACGTGCTGCGCGAGGGCGTATCCGGCGCAGACGAGGGCCGCGCGATGGCCCAGCTCGTGCATGGCGTCGCCCCGGGCGCTCGGATTCTGTTCGCCGCCGACGGCGGCGAGGTCGCGACTGCCGCCGAGGCCGTGCGAATGCTCGCCGACGCCGGCGCCACGATCATCGTCGACGACGTGTCACCGGCCGGGGAACTCGCTTTCCAACGCAGCGAGCTGTCGCAGACGATCGAAGAAGTGAAGGCCGAGGGCGTCCTCTATCTCACCTCCGCGGGCAACGAGACCGTCGTGGGAGACGAAGGCTGGCCGAGCGCCGGTCGCCCCATCGGCGGGTGGCAGACGGCCGCCTACCGTCCCATGGCGTGCCCCGAGTGGGTACACAGCGCCGAGGGGAAGGTCCTGGACTGCCTCGACTTCGACCCGGGTACGGGTGAGGACCCGACCAACACCATCGACACCGACGAGGGCGCGGCGCCGACGTTCATTCTGCAGTGGGCCGAGCCCGTCTATGGCGTCTCGTCCGATTTCGAGCTCCAGCTGTATTCGGTGGATGCCGGCACTCGCACTCCCATCGGTGAGGCGATCCGCGTGAGCGACGACGAGCCGATCGTCACCCTCTCGATCGACAAGCCCGTCGAGGACCGCTCCTACGAACTCGTCGTGATGCGAACGTCGGCCGCCGACGATGGCTCGCTTCCCGCCATGTGGATCGGGCAGACATCGAACACCCGCGTCATCCTGTCTCAGGAGTACGACCGCAGTTCCGGTGCAGACGTGGTGGGCCCCAGCACCTACGGGCATCAGTCCGACGGCACCGCTCTATCGGTGGGCACGGTGGACCTGTCGGCGCCCGATGTCGTCCGCGAGACCCAGTCCATCGGGCCGGGCACGCTGCGATTCGAACCGGTCGATGTGACGTCGGGCAAGCCGTCGGCGGCGCTTGCTGCACCCGTGACGGTGAACGCCCCCAACCTCGTCGGGGTCGACGACGTCCGCACCTCGTTCTTCGGCTGGCAATCCGTCGAGGACGGCGAGAAGGTCTACCGCTTCGAAGGCACCTCCGCGGCCGCGCCGAACGCCGCGGGCGTACTCGCACTCGCCGCACAATACGCTCCGAAAGCCGGAGCCGAGGCCCTCACGCGCGCAGCGCTCGAGACCGCAGCACCCGTGCAGAACCCCTACGCGCAATTCGGGTTCGCCGACGAGAACGTCACCGGCGCAGGCCGCATCGACGCCTACGCCCTGCTGGACAGCTTCCACCGCGTCGTGCGCGACAGCGGCCGGGTGATCGTGTACTACCAGAAGCAGTTCGTCGACGGCTCGACGGGCCCCTTCATCTCACCGCTGCCGCTCGTCACCGAGAACACCGGCGTCGACGTCGTCAATCTCGCCGCCGTGCACATGAACCGCGACGAGCTCAAGCTGAACGACCTCCTGCCGGATGATCCGTCGTTCGACCGCATGTGGGAAGAGCTGGCCGAGATCCAAGCCGCGGGTGTGCCGGTCGTCGGCATGATCGGCGGCGCGCAGAACGCGACCTGGGAGAGCCTGACAGACGACTACGACGTGCAGTACCAACGACTTCACGACTTCGTCACAAGGTATTCGCTCGACGGCATCGACCTCGATGTGGAGACCGAGACCGACATCTCCGTCGTCGAAAGAGTGATCGCCGACCTCGACGCCGACTTCGGCCCGTCGTTCCTCATCACCCTGTCGCCCGTCACCGACGCGCTCGTCGGCGAAGGGAACCTCTCCGGCTTCGACTACGACGACCTCTACGCGAGCTCCGGGCAATCGATCGACTGGTTCAACACGCAGTTCTACTGCGGGTGGGGAGAGCCGACGGCGGCCGAGTACCGCAGGATCGTCGAGTACCAGGACACCGAGGGTGCCGGCATCCCCGCGAGCAAGATCGTGATGGCGGCACTCACCAACCCGAAAAACTGCGGCAGCGGGTGGATCCCGCTCGAGGAGCTGACAGCGGAAATCCAGCAGATCAAGGTCGACTCCCCCACCTTCGGCGGAGTGGCGGGCTGGGAGTACTTCAATTCGCTCCCCGGTGGCCCCGAGGCGCCGTGGAAGTGGGCGGCCGTGATGCGCGCCGCGATCGATCAGCCCGCGCCGACACCGACGCCCACCCCGACACCCACCCCGACGCCGACACCCACTCTCAGCCCCACCCCCACGACGACACCGACATCTGCCCCGACTCCGTCGTCGGCCGCCAGCGCGGGGCGGCTCGCGAAGACGGGTCAGGACACTGATGGTCTCGCCGTGGGCGGGCTGATCGGCATCCTCGCCGTGGTGCTCGGCGCCGGGGCTGCCACGATGGCCGCCGTTCGGCGGCGTGCCCTTCGCTGA
- a CDS encoding acyl-CoA dehydrogenase family protein — MSHTADLIQRFAPVFDEVGADAIAREKERRLPYAEIETLRASGFTRVTLPVELGGDGADHLALFELLAELARRDPNLAQLFRSHFSVIDRALHAPRSEFSSALLRRLSEGAIHGNASFERGSARVGSYSTVLTRDDCGLRLDGRKFYSTGTLFADIVSVLAAPDARSGVPGETVGVLVSTNAPGLTRIDDWDGFGQRLTGSGSTVFEGVRVNESDLVSRSPEPSHAGAFVQLVLLATLTGIGRAVVDDATRYVGERTRSYSHASAARPKDDPLVQEVIGDLSAASFCADAALAAAVTVLDRVAAPLRETDGGRPTAPDHDPAAAHLATARAQLVIIPAILRATTELFEVGGATAVGADLAWDRHWRNARTIASHNPARYKARSVGDHLVNGTPVVSWWTSGEA, encoded by the coding sequence ATGAGCCACACCGCGGACCTCATCCAGCGCTTCGCTCCCGTCTTCGACGAGGTCGGTGCCGATGCCATCGCGCGAGAGAAAGAGCGACGACTGCCGTACGCCGAGATCGAGACGTTGCGCGCGTCCGGTTTCACCCGCGTCACGTTGCCCGTCGAACTGGGCGGCGATGGAGCGGACCACCTCGCGTTGTTCGAACTGCTCGCGGAGCTCGCCCGGCGCGATCCGAATCTCGCACAGCTCTTCCGTTCTCACTTCTCCGTCATCGACCGCGCGCTTCACGCACCGCGGTCGGAGTTCTCGAGCGCCCTGCTCCGCCGCCTGTCCGAGGGAGCCATACACGGCAACGCAAGCTTCGAGCGGGGCTCTGCTCGGGTGGGCTCGTACTCCACCGTCCTGACACGTGACGACTGCGGGCTGCGGCTCGACGGCCGCAAGTTCTACAGCACCGGCACACTCTTCGCCGACATCGTGTCGGTGCTCGCCGCTCCCGATGCGCGGTCGGGAGTGCCCGGCGAAACGGTCGGGGTCCTCGTCTCGACGAACGCACCCGGACTCACCCGCATCGACGACTGGGATGGATTCGGCCAGCGCCTGACCGGCAGCGGCTCGACGGTGTTCGAGGGTGTCCGTGTGAACGAGAGCGACCTCGTCTCCCGCTCCCCCGAACCGAGTCACGCCGGCGCGTTCGTACAGCTGGTCCTTCTCGCGACCCTGACCGGCATCGGTCGAGCAGTCGTCGACGATGCGACGCGGTACGTGGGCGAGCGCACGCGCTCCTACAGCCACGCGAGCGCCGCGCGCCCGAAAGACGATCCCCTCGTCCAGGAGGTGATCGGCGATCTCTCGGCGGCTTCGTTCTGCGCGGATGCCGCCTTGGCGGCGGCGGTAACGGTTCTCGACCGCGTCGCCGCTCCACTCCGGGAGACAGACGGGGGTCGGCCTACCGCCCCCGACCACGACCCCGCCGCAGCGCACCTCGCCACGGCGAGGGCGCAACTGGTGATCATCCCCGCGATTCTGCGTGCCACGACCGAGTTGTTCGAGGTGGGCGGAGCCACCGCCGTGGGCGCCGACCTCGCCTGGGACCGCCACTGGCGCAACGCCCGCACGATCGCCTCCCACAACCCGGCTCGATACAAGGCGCGCAGCGTCGGCGATCACCTCGTCAACGGCACCCCCGTCGTGTCCTGGTGGACCAGCGGCGAGGCATGA
- a CDS encoding acyl-CoA dehydrogenase family protein gives MSAASPTATHPSRLFDDVAFDAFLREAADGAVERERDRRLLHDEIAHLHDLSFGALRVPASRGGVDMPLDAVFDRLIRLAAADASLAHVWRGHLAFVEDLRMQGADASEDWWRRVGRGDLIGNAQSERQTTARLESRIERDGDKVLLSGRKFYTTGSIYADWIHLAALDGDERVALTVSARHPGVRSVDDWDGFGQTLTGSGTTTFDRVPVDPADIVAATDDERRGPALASVFQLSLLAVIAGIAQRALEDTVAYVLPRRRTYGFAGESVPADDPLVQIVVGEVGAVASAARRLVLSTAAELGAALDGHEAVARLREIQFEVYRLQEIVPRLVLDAATRLFEVGGASAVGAGPALDRHWRNVRTIASHNPVAQRTRALGQWALHGTLPPWQAPGA, from the coding sequence TTGAGTGCTGCCTCCCCCACCGCCACGCACCCCTCGCGCCTCTTCGACGACGTCGCGTTCGACGCCTTCCTCCGGGAAGCCGCAGACGGTGCCGTCGAACGAGAACGCGACCGTCGGCTGCTGCACGACGAGATCGCACACCTGCACGACCTGTCGTTCGGCGCGCTGCGCGTCCCTGCCTCACGGGGAGGTGTCGACATGCCTCTCGATGCGGTCTTCGACCGTCTGATCCGCCTGGCTGCCGCCGACGCGAGCCTGGCGCATGTGTGGCGTGGACACCTCGCCTTCGTCGAAGACCTGCGGATGCAAGGGGCCGACGCGTCCGAAGACTGGTGGAGGCGGGTTGGTCGAGGGGATCTCATCGGCAACGCGCAGTCGGAACGTCAGACGACGGCTCGCCTGGAGTCGCGCATCGAACGAGACGGCGACAAGGTTCTGCTGAGTGGGAGGAAGTTCTACACGACGGGCAGCATCTACGCCGATTGGATCCATCTCGCCGCCCTCGACGGTGATGAGCGGGTCGCGCTCACCGTGTCGGCCCGTCACCCCGGCGTGCGCAGCGTCGATGACTGGGACGGCTTCGGGCAAACCCTCACCGGGAGCGGAACGACGACGTTCGACCGCGTGCCGGTGGACCCCGCCGACATCGTCGCCGCAACCGACGACGAACGGCGTGGGCCCGCGCTCGCAAGCGTGTTCCAGCTGTCTCTCCTGGCGGTCATCGCGGGCATCGCCCAGCGAGCGCTCGAGGATACGGTGGCGTACGTGCTCCCGCGCCGTCGGACGTACGGCTTCGCGGGAGAATCCGTCCCCGCGGACGATCCGCTCGTGCAGATCGTCGTGGGCGAAGTCGGGGCCGTCGCCTCCGCGGCGCGCCGACTCGTCCTGTCGACGGCAGCAGAGCTCGGCGCGGCTCTCGACGGACACGAAGCCGTCGCTCGGCTGCGCGAGATCCAGTTCGAGGTCTATCGACTGCAGGAGATCGTTCCGCGGCTCGTGCTGGATGCCGCGACGCGGCTGTTCGAGGTGGGAGGGGCCTCGGCCGTCGGGGCGGGACCCGCGCTCGATCGTCACTGGCGCAACGTGCGCACCATCGCCTCCCACAACCCGGTGGCCCAGCGCACACGCGCACTGGGCCAGTGGGCTCTTCACGGCACGCTCCCTCCGTGGCAGGCGCCGGGCGCATGA